One part of the Haemophilus parainfluenzae genome encodes these proteins:
- a CDS encoding BolA family protein, which translates to MELQEIERILKESLNVDEVYAQGENAHFGVIVVSDEISALSKLKQQQTIYAPLMPYFQTGEIHALTIKTYTTAKWKMDRLLHQAS; encoded by the coding sequence ATGGAACTGCAAGAAATTGAACGTATTTTAAAAGAAAGCCTGAATGTAGATGAGGTTTATGCTCAAGGTGAAAATGCTCACTTTGGTGTGATTGTAGTAAGTGATGAAATCTCAGCACTTTCTAAATTAAAACAGCAACAAACCATCTACGCGCCATTAATGCCTTACTTTCAAACTGGCGAAATTCACGCTTTAACGATTAAAACCTATACCACTGCAAAGTGGAAAATGGATCGTCTATTACATCAAGCAAGCTAG
- the mlaC gene encoding phospholipid-binding protein MlaC, with product MMKFIQLKKWFSLMAFAVATLFVTQTVRAETSPYVLMQQASDKLFADIKNNQAKIKKDPNYLRTIVRNDLLPYVQVNYAGSLVLGSHFKSTTPEQREKFFKAFSDFIEQAYAQVLTAYTDQNIQIEPAKEVGDKNLVSIRVNIVQNGGQAPIKLDFKWRKNSKTGEWQAYDMVAEGVSMVVTKQNEWSGILRQQGIEALTAQIQKSAAAPVTLSK from the coding sequence ATGATGAAATTTATTCAGTTAAAAAAATGGTTTAGCCTAATGGCATTTGCAGTGGCTACGCTTTTTGTGACTCAAACTGTACGTGCAGAAACCAGTCCTTATGTGTTGATGCAACAAGCATCAGATAAGTTATTTGCCGATATAAAAAACAATCAGGCAAAAATTAAAAAGGATCCAAATTATTTACGTACTATCGTGCGTAACGATTTATTACCTTACGTGCAAGTAAACTATGCAGGTTCTTTGGTGTTAGGTTCACACTTTAAATCAACCACACCAGAACAACGTGAAAAATTCTTTAAAGCATTCAGCGATTTTATTGAACAAGCTTATGCACAAGTGTTAACCGCTTACACTGATCAAAATATTCAAATTGAACCGGCTAAAGAGGTAGGTGATAAAAACCTAGTGAGCATTCGTGTTAATATTGTACAAAATGGTGGGCAAGCGCCAATCAAATTAGATTTTAAATGGCGTAAAAACAGTAAAACTGGCGAATGGCAAGCTTATGACATGGTTGCAGAAGGCGTGAGCATGGTTGTCACTAAACAAAATGAATGGAGCGGTATCTTACGTCAACAAGGTATTGAAGCATTAACTGCTCAAATTCAAAAATCTGCTGCAGCACCAGTGACATTGAGCAAATAA
- a CDS encoding STAS domain-containing protein, with product MTALKWDLIQNNDKIALQLSGELSRNTLLPLWQQRASFLSEKQNNQSLIEFDLTEINRIDSAGFALLCDFLHDCEQLPNKKVRLINPPEQLLTLADLVNLSHWISTFIDHN from the coding sequence ATGACTGCGTTAAAGTGGGATTTAATCCAAAATAATGATAAGATAGCTCTCCAATTATCGGGGGAGCTATCCCGCAACACGTTGTTACCATTATGGCAACAACGTGCTTCTTTTTTATCAGAAAAGCAAAACAATCAAAGTCTCATTGAATTTGATTTAACTGAAATCAATCGAATTGATTCTGCTGGTTTTGCATTATTGTGTGATTTTCTACACGATTGCGAGCAGTTACCAAATAAAAAAGTGCGGTTGATAAACCCTCCAGAACAGCTATTAACCCTTGCTGATTTAGTGAATTTATCTCATTGGATTAGCACTTTTATCGACCATAATTAA
- the lnt gene encoding apolipoprotein N-acyltransferase has translation MNKLVVYLIALISGVIGVFAFSPFDYWGLAYVSLGGLLFVAKNAKKSTALFATFLWSMGFFCFGVSWLNVSIHQFGGASLGVSYLLVGLLSAYLALYPMLFTYFVQRFQVQSAVIFAAIWTLTEFLRGWVFTGFPWLQFGYTQIDSPFYGIAPIFGVTGMTFFTVWASAVIFNLVFSLSKKQWNLVSVNALLLLVVGGLSAYAGKMNFVQPKEGKGLTVTLAQGNIEQNLKWDPEYLYATVDIYQKQILTHLGKSDLIILPESALPTLENAITPFFEALDKVAKEKNTEVMIGTVYRDEQSGKLLNSIVTAGNSDFPYELTTKNRYSKHHLVPFGEYVPLESLLRPLNSVFNLPMSAFQSGDAVQPSFMAKQHAFAPAICYEIIFGEQLRENLKKETDYLLTISNDAWFGDSIGPWQHLQMARMRALELGKPLIRATNTGISVFIDAKGNIEAQAPQFEETTLTHKMVPTEGKTPYAALGNLPIYVLSLIFVLLRGFTTLLKRRLNLSQK, from the coding sequence ATGAATAAATTAGTCGTTTATCTTATAGCCTTGATTTCTGGGGTAATTGGCGTATTTGCTTTTTCACCGTTTGATTATTGGGGATTAGCCTATGTATCCTTAGGCGGATTACTTTTTGTAGCGAAAAATGCCAAAAAATCAACCGCACTTTTTGCTACTTTTTTGTGGTCGATGGGCTTTTTCTGTTTTGGTGTAAGTTGGTTAAATGTTAGCATTCATCAATTTGGTGGGGCTTCCCTTGGTGTGAGCTATCTCTTGGTGGGCTTACTTTCGGCCTACCTAGCACTTTATCCAATGCTTTTCACTTATTTCGTGCAGCGTTTTCAGGTGCAAAGTGCGGTCATTTTTGCTGCGATTTGGACATTGACTGAATTTTTGCGTGGTTGGGTGTTTACCGGTTTTCCTTGGTTACAATTTGGTTATACCCAAATAGACAGTCCGTTTTACGGGATTGCGCCGATCTTTGGTGTCACGGGGATGACATTCTTTACCGTTTGGGCAAGTGCGGTCATTTTTAATCTTGTTTTTTCACTATCGAAAAAACAATGGAATTTAGTCAGTGTGAATGCATTGCTCTTATTGGTTGTGGGTGGATTAAGCGCTTATGCTGGTAAGATGAATTTTGTTCAACCCAAAGAAGGTAAAGGACTAACTGTCACGCTTGCACAAGGCAATATTGAGCAAAATTTAAAATGGGATCCTGAATATCTTTATGCTACAGTAGACATCTATCAAAAACAAATTTTGACACATTTAGGCAAGTCTGATTTGATTATTTTACCTGAGTCAGCATTGCCAACCCTTGAAAATGCGATTACGCCATTTTTTGAAGCTTTAGATAAAGTCGCAAAAGAGAAAAACACGGAAGTAATGATTGGTACCGTATATCGTGATGAGCAAAGCGGTAAATTATTAAATTCGATTGTGACGGCTGGGAATTCTGATTTTCCTTATGAGTTGACGACAAAAAATCGTTACAGCAAACATCATCTCGTGCCATTCGGTGAATATGTGCCGTTAGAAAGTTTGTTGCGCCCACTTAATTCCGTATTTAATTTGCCAATGTCTGCGTTCCAAAGTGGCGATGCGGTACAGCCATCTTTTATGGCAAAACAACATGCTTTTGCGCCAGCTATTTGCTATGAAATTATTTTTGGTGAGCAACTTCGTGAAAATCTGAAAAAAGAAACCGATTATTTGCTGACGATTTCTAATGATGCATGGTTTGGTGATAGCATTGGCCCTTGGCAGCATTTACAAATGGCTAGAATGCGCGCGCTCGAATTAGGTAAACCATTAATTCGTGCAACGAATACAGGGATTTCAGTGTTTATTGATGCAAAAGGTAACATTGAAGCGCAAGCGCCTCAATTTGAGGAAACAACGCTGACCCATAAAATGGTGCCAACAGAAGGCAAAACGCCTTATGCAGCATTAGGTAATTTACCTATTTATGTGTTGTCATTAATTTTTGTGTTATTACGTGGCTTCACGACGTTATTAAAACGTCGCTTGAACCTTTCACAAAAATAG
- the murA gene encoding UDP-N-acetylglucosamine 1-carboxyvinyltransferase, producing MEKFRVYGGQSRLSGTVTISGAKNAALPILFAAILATEPVKLTNVPELKDIDTTLKILHKLGVVAERDAEGAVLLDCSKIDHFVAPYELVKTMRASIWALAPLVARFNQGQVSLPGGCSIGARPVDLHISGLEKLGATIELDEGYVKAVVADRLVGTRIVMEKVSVGATLSIMMAATLAKGTTIIENAAREPEIVDTADFLNKMGAKITGAGTDHIVVEGVDRLTGCEHSIVPDRIETGTFLIAGAISGGRVVCQNTKADTMDAVIDKLREAGAEVEVTEDSITLDMYGNRPKAVNIRTAPHPGFPTDMQAQFTLLNMVAEGTSIITETIFENRFMHIPELIRMGGKAEIEGNTTVCHGVEHLSGAEVMATDLRASISLVLAGCIASGETIVDRIYHIDRGYEHVEDKLRCLGAKIERFSEKSEEV from the coding sequence ATGGAAAAATTTCGTGTTTATGGCGGGCAATCTCGCTTAAGTGGTACTGTGACCATCTCAGGTGCAAAAAATGCTGCACTTCCTATTCTTTTTGCTGCAATTTTGGCAACTGAGCCGGTTAAATTAACAAACGTACCAGAACTAAAAGATATTGATACAACCTTAAAAATCTTGCACAAACTTGGTGTGGTGGCAGAGCGTGATGCTGAAGGTGCTGTATTATTAGATTGTTCTAAAATTGATCACTTCGTTGCACCGTATGAATTAGTAAAAACCATGCGAGCCTCTATTTGGGCACTAGCACCGTTGGTGGCTCGTTTTAATCAAGGTCAAGTTTCTTTACCAGGTGGTTGTTCTATCGGTGCACGTCCGGTTGATCTTCACATTAGCGGCTTAGAAAAACTCGGTGCAACAATTGAGCTTGATGAAGGTTATGTTAAAGCGGTTGTTGCAGATCGTCTTGTAGGTACACGTATTGTGATGGAAAAAGTGAGTGTCGGTGCAACTTTATCTATCATGATGGCTGCAACACTTGCAAAAGGTACAACAATCATTGAAAACGCTGCTCGCGAGCCAGAAATTGTTGATACGGCAGATTTCCTCAACAAAATGGGGGCGAAAATTACAGGTGCCGGGACAGATCACATTGTCGTTGAAGGTGTTGACCGCTTAACAGGCTGCGAGCACAGCATTGTGCCAGATCGTATTGAAACCGGTACATTCTTAATTGCGGGTGCCATTTCTGGTGGTCGCGTGGTATGTCAAAATACCAAAGCAGATACCATGGATGCGGTGATTGATAAACTCCGTGAAGCAGGCGCAGAAGTTGAAGTGACTGAAGATAGCATTACATTGGATATGTATGGCAATCGTCCGAAAGCTGTCAATATTCGTACTGCACCACATCCAGGCTTCCCAACAGATATGCAAGCACAGTTCACCTTATTAAACATGGTGGCTGAAGGCACAAGTATCATTACTGAAACCATCTTTGAAAATCGCTTTATGCACATTCCAGAATTAATTCGTATGGGTGGTAAAGCTGAGATTGAAGGTAACACGACAGTTTGTCACGGTGTTGAGCATCTTTCTGGTGCAGAAGTGATGGCGACAGATTTACGCGCATCAATCAGTCTTGTGTTAGCAGGATGTATCGCAAGTGGTGAAACTATCGTAGATCGTATTTATCACATCGATCGTGGTTATGAGCACGTTGAGGATAAACTTCGTTGTTTAGGTGCGAAGATTGAACGTTTCTCTGAAAAGAGTGAAGAAGTTTAA
- the mlaF gene encoding phospholipid ABC transporter ATP-binding protein MlaF, giving the protein MNKNLIEVKNLTFKRGERVIYDNLNLKVQQGKITAIMGPSGIGKTTLLKLIGGQLHPEQGEILFDGQDICRLSNRELYEVRKRMGMLFQSGALFTDISTFDNVAFPIREHTRLPESLIRQIVLMKLEAVGLRGAADLMPSELSGGMARRAALARAIALDPDLIMFDEPFTGQDPISMGVIVSLIKRLNEALKLTSIVVSHDVNEILSIADYAYIIADKHVIAEGTSEQLLASQDPQVVQFLKGEADGPVKFHYPAGDYVEELFK; this is encoded by the coding sequence ATGAATAAAAATCTAATCGAAGTCAAAAACCTGACCTTTAAACGAGGTGAGCGTGTGATTTACGATAACCTGAATTTGAAAGTCCAACAGGGCAAAATTACGGCCATCATGGGGCCATCAGGGATCGGAAAAACCACGCTACTGAAATTAATTGGCGGTCAGTTGCATCCTGAACAAGGCGAGATTTTGTTTGATGGACAAGATATTTGTCGTCTTTCAAATCGAGAGCTTTATGAAGTGCGTAAACGCATGGGAATGTTATTCCAATCAGGTGCATTATTTACGGATATTTCAACGTTTGATAACGTGGCATTTCCGATTCGCGAGCATACGCGTTTACCAGAAAGTCTAATTCGTCAAATTGTATTGATGAAATTAGAAGCAGTGGGCTTACGAGGTGCGGCAGATTTGATGCCTTCGGAGCTTTCTGGGGGGATGGCGCGTCGTGCAGCATTAGCTCGAGCGATCGCACTTGACCCAGATTTAATCATGTTTGATGAGCCGTTTACAGGGCAAGATCCAATCAGCATGGGCGTGATCGTGAGCTTAATTAAACGCTTGAACGAAGCACTGAAGTTAACCTCTATTGTGGTTTCCCATGATGTGAATGAAATATTAAGTATTGCAGATTATGCCTATATTATTGCGGATAAGCATGTGATTGCCGAAGGAACATCAGAGCAACTGCTCGCGAGCCAAGATCCGCAAGTGGTGCAGTTCTTGAAAGGTGAAGCGGATGGTCCGGTAAAATTCCATTATCCGGCAGGTGATTATGTGGAGGAATTATTTAAATGA
- the thrA gene encoding bifunctional aspartate kinase/homoserine dehydrogenase I, translated as MRVLKFGGTSLANPERFSQAAQLIEKAHLEEQAAGVLSAPAKITNHLVALSEKAALNQPTDTHFDEAIEIFYNIINGLYAENNKFDLAAIKAIIDAEFTQIQGLLEEIRQAGKVEDKVKATIDCRGEKLSIAMMKAWFEARGYSVHIVDPVKQLLAQGGYLESSVDIEESTKRVDAKSIGKDKVVLMAGFTACNDKGELVLLGRNGSDYSAACLAACLDASVCEIWTDVDGVYTCDPRLVPDARLLPSLSYREAMELSYFGAKVIHPRTIGPLLPKQIPCVIKNTGNSSAPGSVIDGHVKSEGLQVKGITNLDNVAMFNVSGPGMQGMVGMAARVFSAMSKAGISVILITQSSSEYSISFCVPVKSADAAKAILEQEFATELKAHDLEPIEVAKDLSIISVVGDGMKQAKGIAARFFSALAQANISLVAIAQGSSERSISAVVAQNKAIEAVKATHQALFNNKKVVDMFLVGVGGVGGELIEQIKQQKEYLAKKDIEIRVCALANSTKMLLDENGLNLDNWKADLENATQPSDFDVLLSFIKLHHVVNPVFVDCTTAESVAGLYARALKEGFHVVTPNKKANTRELAYYHELRHNAQASQHKFLYETNVGAGLPVIENLQNLLAAGDELEYFEGILSGSLSFIFGKLEEGLSLSEVTALAREKGFTEPDPRDDLSGQDVARKLLILAREAGLELELSDVEVEGVLPKGFSEGKSADEFMAMLPQLDAEFKARVEAAKAEGKVLRYVGQIKDGHCKVSIIAVDQNNPLYKVKDGENALAFYTRYYQPIPLLLRGYGAGNAVTAAGIFADILRTLHH; from the coding sequence ATGCGCGTATTAAAATTTGGTGGCACTTCATTAGCCAACCCTGAGCGTTTCTCGCAAGCGGCTCAATTAATCGAAAAAGCTCATTTAGAAGAACAAGCAGCCGGTGTGTTATCCGCTCCTGCTAAAATCACCAATCATCTTGTTGCCCTCTCTGAAAAAGCTGCATTAAACCAACCAACCGATACCCACTTTGACGAAGCCATTGAAATTTTCTATAACATCATTAATGGTTTGTATGCTGAAAATAATAAATTTGATCTTGCCGCTATCAAAGCTATTATTGATGCAGAATTTACCCAAATTCAAGGTTTATTAGAAGAAATCCGCCAAGCTGGCAAAGTAGAAGATAAAGTGAAAGCAACCATTGACTGCCGAGGTGAAAAATTATCGATTGCGATGATGAAAGCATGGTTTGAAGCACGTGGATACAGTGTTCACATTGTAGATCCGGTTAAGCAATTATTAGCACAAGGCGGCTACTTAGAATCGTCAGTTGATATTGAAGAATCGACAAAACGCGTTGATGCGAAGAGTATCGGAAAAGATAAAGTTGTCTTAATGGCAGGTTTTACCGCTTGTAATGACAAAGGTGAATTAGTGTTATTAGGGCGTAATGGTTCTGATTATTCAGCCGCTTGTTTAGCGGCTTGTTTAGACGCATCTGTTTGCGAAATCTGGACTGATGTAGACGGCGTTTATACTTGTGATCCACGTTTAGTACCAGATGCACGTTTATTACCAAGCCTTTCTTATCGTGAAGCAATGGAACTTTCTTATTTTGGTGCGAAAGTGATCCATCCGCGTACAATTGGTCCATTATTACCAAAACAAATTCCATGTGTAATTAAAAATACGGGTAACTCATCTGCGCCAGGTTCTGTAATTGATGGTCATGTAAAATCTGAAGGTTTACAAGTGAAAGGGATTACTAACCTTGATAACGTGGCGATGTTTAACGTTTCAGGACCTGGTATGCAAGGTATGGTGGGAATGGCCGCTCGCGTTTTCTCTGCGATGTCAAAAGCTGGTATTTCGGTGATTTTAATCACTCAATCTTCTTCTGAATACAGTATTAGTTTCTGTGTGCCAGTAAAATCAGCAGATGCTGCGAAAGCGATTTTAGAACAAGAATTTGCGACAGAATTAAAAGCCCATGACTTAGAACCAATTGAAGTGGCAAAAGATCTTTCTATTATCTCTGTTGTGGGCGATGGTATGAAACAAGCTAAGGGTATTGCTGCTCGTTTCTTCTCTGCATTGGCTCAAGCGAATATTAGCTTAGTAGCAATTGCACAAGGTTCTTCTGAACGTTCAATTTCAGCAGTAGTGGCGCAAAATAAAGCGATTGAAGCTGTGAAAGCGACTCACCAAGCCCTTTTTAATAATAAGAAAGTCGTCGATATGTTTCTAGTCGGCGTCGGTGGTGTAGGCGGTGAATTGATTGAACAAATCAAACAACAAAAAGAGTACCTTGCAAAGAAGGATATTGAAATCCGTGTTTGTGCCTTAGCGAATTCAACAAAAATGCTTTTGGATGAAAACGGGTTGAATTTAGATAATTGGAAAGCAGACCTTGAAAATGCAACCCAACCTTCTGATTTTGATGTGTTGTTATCTTTCATTAAATTACATCACGTGGTGAACCCAGTCTTTGTTGATTGTACAACAGCTGAATCGGTCGCAGGACTTTATGCGCGTGCGTTAAAAGAAGGCTTCCACGTGGTAACCCCAAACAAAAAAGCGAATACCCGTGAATTAGCCTATTACCATGAATTACGTCACAATGCCCAAGCGAGTCAACATAAATTCTTGTATGAAACCAACGTAGGCGCAGGTTTACCTGTTATCGAAAACTTACAGAATTTATTGGCAGCGGGAGATGAACTTGAGTATTTTGAGGGTATTTTATCTGGCTCGCTTTCTTTCATCTTCGGTAAATTAGAAGAAGGACTTTCTCTTTCTGAAGTGACCGCACTTGCTCGAGAAAAAGGCTTTACAGAGCCCGATCCTCGAGATGATTTATCGGGTCAAGATGTGGCACGTAAATTGCTTATTTTAGCGCGTGAAGCAGGTCTAGAACTTGAGCTTTCCGATGTGGAAGTGGAAGGCGTGTTACCGAAAGGCTTCTCTGAAGGCAAATCAGCCGATGAATTTATGGCGATGTTGCCACAATTAGATGCGGAATTTAAAGCGCGTGTTGAAGCTGCGAAAGCAGAAGGCAAAGTATTGCGTTACGTAGGCCAAATTAAAGATGGCCATTGCAAAGTGTCAATCATTGCAGTGGATCAAAATAATCCATTGTATAAGGTGAAAGACGGTGAAAATGCCCTTGCATTCTATACGCGTTATTATCAACCAATTCCGTTGCTATTACGTGGCTACGGTGCGGGTAATGCCGTGACTGCAGCAGGCATCTTTGCGGATATTTTAAGAACATTACACCACTAA
- the thrB gene encoding homoserine kinase, translating to MLRIYAPASSANISVGFDTLGAAISPIDGSLLGDVVQIESILSGFELESAGYFVRKLPKEPQKNIVYQAYVLFSEQLKLRNVRVKPLRLTLEKNMPIGSGLGSSACSIVAALVALNKFHDEAFSKMELLEMMGELEGRISGSIHYDNVAPCYLGGVQFMVQSLGNICQKLPFFDNWYWVLAYPGIEVSTAEARAILPKSYTRQDVISHGRHLGGFVHACHTHQENLAAMMMKDVIAEPYREALLPNFAEVKQATRDLGALATGISGSGPTIFSIAPDLQTATKLATYLENHYLQNNEGFVHVCKVDNDGARELG from the coding sequence ATGTTAAGAATTTATGCTCCAGCATCGAGTGCAAATATTAGTGTAGGGTTTGACACATTAGGCGCAGCCATTTCACCGATTGATGGTTCATTATTAGGTGATGTCGTACAGATTGAGTCTATTCTAAGTGGTTTCGAGCTCGAAAGTGCGGGCTATTTTGTGCGTAAATTGCCAAAAGAGCCGCAAAAAAATATCGTGTATCAGGCCTATGTGCTGTTTAGTGAGCAATTAAAATTACGCAATGTGAGAGTCAAACCATTGCGTTTGACCCTTGAGAAAAATATGCCGATTGGTTCGGGATTAGGCTCAAGTGCCTGTTCTATTGTGGCTGCATTAGTGGCATTAAATAAATTCCACGATGAAGCATTTTCAAAAATGGAATTGTTAGAAATGATGGGCGAGTTAGAAGGTCGTATTTCTGGTTCTATCCATTATGATAATGTGGCACCTTGTTACTTAGGCGGAGTGCAATTTATGGTACAATCCCTCGGTAACATTTGCCAAAAACTGCCATTTTTTGATAATTGGTATTGGGTCTTAGCTTACCCAGGCATTGAGGTTTCAACCGCTGAAGCACGTGCAATTTTACCAAAAAGCTACACACGTCAAGATGTGATTTCTCATGGTCGGCATTTAGGTGGCTTTGTGCACGCATGTCACACTCATCAAGAAAACCTTGCAGCAATGATGATGAAAGATGTGATTGCAGAACCTTATCGTGAGGCTTTATTACCCAACTTCGCGGAAGTGAAACAAGCTACGCGTGATTTAGGCGCATTAGCGACGGGAATTTCAGGTTCTGGACCAACGATTTTCTCCATCGCACCCGATTTACAAACGGCAACAAAACTCGCGACTTATTTAGAAAATCATTATTTACAAAACAATGAAGGCTTTGTGCACGTTTGTAAGGTCGATAATGATGGCGCGAGAGAGCTCGGTTAA
- the mlaD gene encoding outer membrane lipid asymmetry maintenance protein MlaD — protein sequence MRQTIKYEFWVGLFLLLGIAALVFLGLRVANVQGFGETKSYTVTATFDNIGGLKVRAPLKLGGVVIGRVSDIKLDEKSYLPKVSIAINEEYQEIPENSSLSIKTSGLLGEQYIALSMGFDDGETAMLKNGSQIQDTKSAMVLEDLIGQFLYGDKKVDGNADKAEPDVK from the coding sequence ATGCGACAAACAATTAAATATGAATTTTGGGTAGGCTTATTTTTACTACTCGGTATCGCTGCGTTAGTGTTTCTAGGCTTACGCGTAGCAAATGTACAAGGTTTTGGTGAAACAAAATCTTACACAGTGACTGCAACTTTTGACAATATTGGTGGACTAAAAGTCCGAGCGCCACTTAAACTTGGTGGGGTAGTCATTGGTCGCGTGTCTGATATTAAGTTAGACGAAAAATCGTACTTACCAAAAGTCAGTATTGCGATTAATGAAGAATATCAAGAAATTCCGGAAAACAGTTCGTTATCGATCAAAACATCGGGATTATTGGGGGAGCAATATATCGCTTTAAGCATGGGGTTTGATGATGGTGAAACCGCAATGCTAAAAAACGGTAGCCAAATTCAAGACACGAAATCCGCAATGGTATTGGAAGATTTAATCGGTCAGTTCCTTTACGGTGATAAAAAAGTAGATGGTAATGCTGACAAAGCAGAACCAGATGTAAAATAA
- the mlaE gene encoding lipid asymmetry maintenance ABC transporter permease subunit MlaE, which produces MIVDMISSLGRSVIKFFRALGRSGFMLFGALVGKPQIRQHFPLLVKQLYVLGVQSLLIILLSGLFIGMVLGLQGYVVLVDFSAETSLGQLVALSLLRELGPVVTALLFAGRAGSALTAEIGLMKATEQLSSLEMMAVDPLRRVIAPRFWAGVIAMPILAILFTAIGIWGGSLVGVDWKGVDAGSFWSVMQNAVSWSYDILNGFIKSVFFAIAVVWIALFNGYDCIPTSEGISQATTRTVVHASLVVLGLDFILTAIMFGAG; this is translated from the coding sequence ATGATTGTTGATATGATTTCTTCACTTGGACGAAGCGTAATCAAATTTTTCCGTGCATTAGGCCGATCCGGCTTTATGTTGTTTGGTGCGTTAGTCGGTAAGCCACAAATTCGTCAACATTTTCCTTTATTAGTGAAGCAGTTGTACGTATTAGGTGTACAGTCGTTATTAATTATCCTGCTTTCAGGTTTATTTATTGGTATGGTGTTAGGTTTACAAGGCTATGTAGTCTTGGTAGATTTTTCTGCAGAAACCAGCCTTGGTCAACTTGTGGCACTGTCTTTATTACGTGAATTAGGTCCAGTAGTGACCGCACTTTTATTTGCGGGTCGAGCGGGTTCAGCACTAACGGCTGAAATTGGCTTGATGAAAGCCACAGAACAACTTTCCAGCCTTGAAATGATGGCAGTCGATCCATTACGTCGTGTGATTGCACCGCGTTTTTGGGCGGGCGTGATTGCGATGCCAATTCTTGCGATTCTCTTTACCGCGATTGGTATTTGGGGCGGCTCGCTTGTTGGCGTGGATTGGAAAGGTGTCGATGCAGGTAGCTTCTGGTCAGTGATGCAAAATGCTGTCAGCTGGAGCTATGACATTCTAAACGGATTTATTAAAAGCGTATTTTTCGCCATTGCGGTGGTGTGGATTGCGTTATTCAATGGTTATGATTGTATTCCAACATCTGAAGGTATCAGTCAAGCCACAACTAGAACAGTTGTCCACGCATCACTTGTGGTACTTGGGCTCGATTTCATCTTAACTGCCATTATGTTTGGGGCAGGCTAA
- a CDS encoding YggS family pyridoxal phosphate-dependent enzyme: MTIQQSLENIHQQIQTSTQLAHRPESAVTLLAVSKTKPNEAILEAYQAGQKAFGENYVQEGVDKIQYFEAQNIQLEWHFIGPLQSNKTRLVAEHFDWMQTLERAKIADRLNEQRPTNKAPLNVLIQINISDEASKSGIQPSEMIELAKHIENLPHLCLRGLMAIPAPTDNIAEQEAAFSQMKQLFEQLKVALPHQQIDTLSMGMTDDMQSAIKCGSTMVRIGTAIFGARDYSKK; encoded by the coding sequence ATGACAATTCAACAATCACTCGAAAACATTCATCAACAAATCCAAACATCTACTCAACTTGCACATCGTCCTGAAAGTGCGGTCACTTTATTGGCAGTTTCTAAAACCAAACCCAATGAAGCAATTTTAGAAGCCTATCAAGCCGGACAAAAAGCATTTGGGGAGAACTACGTTCAAGAAGGCGTAGATAAAATTCAGTATTTTGAAGCACAGAATATTCAACTTGAATGGCATTTTATTGGGCCATTACAATCTAATAAAACGCGTCTTGTCGCTGAACATTTTGATTGGATGCAAACGCTAGAACGTGCCAAAATTGCCGATCGTTTAAATGAACAACGCCCTACCAATAAAGCGCCTTTGAATGTTTTAATTCAAATTAATATCAGTGATGAAGCCAGTAAATCAGGTATTCAACCGAGTGAAATGATTGAGTTGGCAAAACACATTGAAAATCTACCGCACTTATGTTTACGTGGATTAATGGCGATTCCTGCACCAACAGATAATATTGCTGAACAAGAAGCCGCCTTTAGCCAAATGAAACAATTATTTGAGCAGCTTAAAGTCGCCTTGCCTCATCAGCAAATTGATACGCTTTCTATGGGAATGACCGATGATATGCAAAGTGCCATCAAATGTGGCTCAACGATGGTACGCATTGGTACGGCCATTTTTGGGGCGAGAGATTATTCAAAAAAATAA